ttaGCAAGCCATGTTGTATGTTAAACACTAGGGAGAGGAAATAGGAAACGGAGTCAACCAGGCCGAGAGAGAGACCTGATTTGAAGGATCTGAGGAGCTAAGCCTCAGGGTAGCTGctatttctctcttctctctgctgctgctgctgctgctgctgctgctgcttacTCACTGATGAAGGGAAGGAGAGCTTGTTGCTGGGAAGAAAAGAGGTGAGATTTAAAAAAACGAAGGGCGGAGATGAGAGATGGGATTGGAGATGggaagtagaaaaaaaatacaagggGATGTGGGGGGAATCACTActgtagtgtatatatatatatatatatttaccgGGTGTGtgttcatattatatataaataaataaggaaAGCCCTGACGCGAATTTGTCAGCAGAAGGAAAGGAGGGAGCGCTCCccctggattttttttttttggaggggtAAAGACAGGAGAGGGGGAgctttgattttcaaatttcgATCCAAAATGACCCCGCCATCCTCTCACCTATCCACCCCTACGGGCTACGGGTCACGGACTCACGGCCCACccccatttttctttttcctttttttttttcttgtttttttttttaaatttttctttctccgGTTTTCGTGTTGGCTCCTTTTCGCAcgaatactctctctctctctctctctctctctctctctctctctctcctcgggCGCGCTCGTGCATTAAAAAAGTTGTTTGTACCGGATTTCAACGCTCCGACTCACGTctaattattgcctgcacccggCTCACCGCGTCGTCCCGTGCACCACACCTGCGccgcgcctctctctctctctctctctccgcgctTCTCTATCTAGATCGCAGCTTCTCGCTCTCGCGCTACGACGAGCTACTGTTATCGATCGAGAAATGGGTGGGAGCGGAGAGCTCTTCTTCGTGCTCCCCTCCCGATGactcttcttcgtcttcgtcttcgtcttcgtcttcttcttcgccaGTTCCATTCATCAGTCGCCTCCTCGCCCGCTCCCTCGCGAACAAGGCCAACAACCATCCTCAAAGCTCCGCCTTTTCCATCCCACGGCACCCGACCAAACGCAACCAACAACGATCCCAGCTCCCCCGCTTCCAACTCCTGTGCGCTTCGCCCTCGCAATGGTGCCGCCCCTGACGTTGAAGGCCGCGGCTTTGGCTCTGCCCGCCAACCGTTCGACACAATTACGCAGAGAGATTTGTCCGTTCGTTCACATTCTCACTTCTCTCGTGCCAAGAGAGCTCCCTGTCTTCTCCGTTCGGCTATTTCGTCCATCGTTCGCGCCGTCAACGGCACGGCTTCGGATGACGTGAAGCGTAGAATCCATGCATCCGTCATAAAAAGAGGGTTAGATTCGTCAATTCCTGTCGCCACCGTTCTTATAGGCTTCTACTCTTCTCGATTTGAATCGGAAAGTGCTCGGCGCCTGTTCGATGAAATACCCACAAAAGACCTTATCTTGTGGAGTGCGATGGTTTCCGCGTACTGCAAGCGCGGCCGTTTCTTAGACGCTATCGGTGTGTTTGCTGAGATGCAGTGTTCTGACATCAGCCCGAACACTGTGACCTTATTGAGTGTTCTTCCGGCATGCGCTAATCTCCGTGCTCTCCTTCATGGTAAACAAATTCATGGCTTTGCTGTAAGAAGGATGTTTCATGCACAAACGAGTATACAAAACTCGATTATGGATATGTATGCCAAATGCGGTAGTCTCGATGCTGCAGCTTACGTCTTTGATCAAATCAAAGAGAAGGATGCCATCTCCTGGAAGAGCATCATCTTTGGGTGCATTGACAATCGACGGTTAAGAGAAGCACTAGTGCTGTTCCACAGGATGAGGGCTTCTAGCATTGAGCCTGATGAGACCACTCTGCGGAATTTAGTACGTGCATGCTCGGAAGGAGATGAAGACTTCTTCTTCATTGGATTAGGATTGCATTGCTATGTCGTAAAGATTGGGTTTTCCGACTCCGTTCAAATGAAAACAGTGCTGCTTAGCATGTACGCAGAATTGATGGAAGTTGAGGCAGCGAGGGCATTGTTCGACGAGCTCCATGATAAAGATCACATAGCGTGGAGTGCTATGATCTCAGTTTATACCCAAGCAGGACACCCTTTTCTTGCTTTGGAGACGTTCAAACAGATGCAGTCGACAAAAACCGAAGCTAATGAAATCACCTTTGTTAGTTTGCTGCATGCTTGCTCTTCGATGGAAGCACAAGGTCTAGGAAGAAGCATTCATGCACGTATTATCAGATCGGAACATATAAATAATGCTTTCACAGCATCAGCTTTGATTGATTACTACTGCAAAATCGGGAGGCTAAGGCAAGGGGAGATCTCATTCGGGAAGCTCGAAAGGAGGGACCTTGTTTGTTGGAGTTCCATGATCAACGGATACGGAATAAACGGGCGTGGAGAAGAGGCGATCCGAACTTTCGCTTCCATGGTAGAGACTGGGATGATGCCGAATGAGGTAGTATTCCTCTCCCTCCTATCAGCATGCGGCCATTGTGGTCTTGTAAACGAAGGATGGCACTGGTTCTACTCCATGAAAGGCAAGTTCGGCATCGATCCAACCGTGGCGCACTACACTTGCATGTTGAATATGCTGGGGAGGCAAGGGAGGGTAGAGCAAGCTTTAGAGTTTGTGAAGAAGATGCCGGTGAGAGCCGACGCCGCTGTCTGGGGTGCTTTGTTGGGGTGGTGTAGGGCTACTCGGAGGGATGTGAAGGTTGCCGAGTTTGCAGCTGAGCAAATTGTTGGGTTGGGTGCGAGTGATAGCAGTTGGTATGTGACATTGGCTAAGTTGTATTCGAAATTGGGCATGTGGGAAGATGGtgagaggatgagagagaggatGGAGGAAAGGGGGATAAGAAAGATAGCAGGGTGTAGCACGGTTTGATGGGCTTTTGAGTTATTTTTGTTGTATATTCTCTCTTTGCTTTTGTTTGAAGTGCTTATCTTTTCGCATCAGAAGAGCACTTTATTAGTGTTAtagtattaatttattttatctgtGGATCCAAGTTAAAGCGCTTTACTTggataagtaaaattttaaggACAACTGATTCTCGCAGTCAGGATGGCCGAGTGGTCTAAGGCGCCAGACTCAAGTTCTGGTCCTCGTGAGAGGGCGTGGGTTCAAATCCCACTTCTGACAATTTGCTCTCAACTTTTCTAGTATAATTGAGAGTTAATCCGTCCCAAGTCTacagttttttcctttttctttctttatttcttttttcaaatgtAGAATTGATTTTTTGTCGAAAGATTATCTGCTTGGTTATAGGGATTTTGATTTGGTTTTCgtaaaaaaaccaaaacaaattAATGAATTATTGGTACTGGAAGTTTGGTCCAAAGTTGAATAGTGAACAGTAAATTTACTGAATCAGCAGTATATTGTGATTTTCTCCCAAAAATTAGTGGTGTCTTGTGTTGATGCATTCAAATTCTATACTTTAATAGATGGATTGGTTCTCACCTAGAAAATTCATCCAATGGTGTTGTCGCTTAAGCACTGCAGCCAttagattcaaattcaattaGCTGGGTTTTAATATTACTTCACTACTTGGACTGTTCTACTCATAAGTTACAGACCGGATACGTTTAATAGATATTTTAGGCCATGAAATCCTTTATCAGGATACCAACTCAGTTCTAATGCACCTAGCAATGCAACTGTGGATATTGTAAATTTATACTTAACTGAAGTTTCTACGAGATGGCAacaacctttttttattttcaaggaGTAAATTGCCGAGTGGACGAGAACACTGATATAGATTGCTTAAATTTAACATGATTAGCATGCATAAAAATTAATCGAATAATGGCACCAAACTTCCCCAagagaaaatcaaataaaaaacaaaCGACGATAAATGGAAGCCGGCTAAAAGTGACATCAAATTTACTGGAACCACAGAACTTCAAACTATAGGAGTACCGACATAAAAGCTTCATTAATACACGAACAAACTTGTTCAGTTTTCTGATCACATTTTAGAGATGTAAACACAGACAAAAGAAAAGATCCAGTAAAACCTCTTCATAGTCCACAGAAGCTTATATAGTCTTAACAATTTTGCAACACCACATCACTTTTGACTGAAATTTCTGCTCAAATTATTCACGATGAGAAAGCCCCATACAACATTCACACATCTACAAGGGAGTTAccagattttatatataggaagCACAATCACCTCCCAGCATCCAATGAAGATAAGGAGTGCGTGCCttatcatctaaaccattccgtTTTTACAGCCACCAATTCATCATATCTTTTCAATCTTCTCTGCTTTTATTACAGGATTCTCTTTGGCTATGGCCTCCCGACCAGCAGTCTTGTAATCGAAAGAGCACTTGTGGGTCTCAGAGTAGCGGTGGGCCCCACAAAATGTGCCCCCACAACGGCATTTGAACCTGGTGAGCCCCACCTTTTTCCGGCACATGAAGCAGCGATTGGCTTGTTGCTTGTTCTTTTGATCCTCTACATCCTCCCTCTTAGGGACCATGACATGGGTTTCATCCTTATTTTCAGAACTCTCCGCAAAAGATTCAACTGATACAGAAGAAGATGCGGCAGTTTtggtggcagcagcagcagcagcagcagcagcagcaaaagtAAGAATATTATCTGCTACCGGAACAGCAGGTGCAGCCATAGCTTGCTGTTTCATGGTATAGTCTCTGTAGCATTTAGAGCAGAGATTGTTGGTGACCGCACTTCCAAAGAAGCCACAGTTATTCGCACAAAGGATTGGAGCTTCAGGAGTGCGGCACTCGGTCTCATCAGTCTCCTTCTTCCAGCTCTCTTGGGCCATGCTTCACCAAAACAGAATGAAACAGACCAAATAAAATCAGAGATGGATGGAAAGCAGCTTTCTCCTTCCGTCTGATGGATGAGTCAATCCCTGTCTTTTCTTCTTAGCTCCAAGGAAGGGTGAAGTATAAACACATGCAACAAAGAAAGCAAGCAACCAATCCTTTGCTCTTGGATCGGTACGAGCTCAGTCCCAACGGCACCTGTTACCAAGAAAAGCACATCTCGAGACCTGAGATCATAACTAAATATTCTTAGCATTTGAAGAAGCCTTAATGCCAATTTGCAACAAAGAATCAATCTCTATACTTGCATAAGGAAAACAGGCATTTGAAATTCATAAAATTAAGTTGGTAGAATCATTGCTGAGATCAGGCGGTCAAGTAGAAATGAGCAAACAACAACACATTTCTAAAGAATATGGTAAATCAtgtcaaaaaacaaaataatgaaTATTCGTATCAAGGATAAgaaatctgaataaaaaagtGCTATTCAGCTTCGTGCAAAATAGGCAGGGGAATCGGGTACCGATATAGGTTTGAGAAAACCACCTTTTCAAAGATATTAAAGCAAAGGCAGATTATGAAACAGTTTAAAGATTTTCcgaaatttctgaaaaattgcAGGGATCAGCTGTAGATGGAGGTCCTTATTCCGAAATTTTTTTGGTCCAAAGCTGTTATTTTTCCCATCAGATAGGAACAACCTTCAACTGATAACAGCATGAGTTTTCCAAACCGAAAaacataataattataataatatggtGAAAAAGTAATCTAGCACAGATGACTCGCACGAAATTGAGGGAATCCCTCTCAAATTCCGGAAACAAAAGCAGCAATCATTCAATATCCCTAgcaattgagcatatatatcAAAGATCACGATCATAATTCGCAAATATCTGCATAATTAAGTAGAAAACTAGATAGGCGATAACAATTGAAAGATCAAAGCAGGAAGAGGATTGGAAGATTGGAACAGGcgattcaatttaaaaaaaaaaagaaaaagaaaaaagaaactgaccttgatctcttttctccctgaattattatttttttttagtttttcccTCAAAAGAGGGGGAAGAGAGAAATATTGAGGCGGTTAGGGTTTTAAGCATTCGGGGTTCCTCGCCAACACCATTTCTAAAGGGGAAGGTGGGTGAAATCTGAAATGGGGGCTCGAACCGTATGTGCTGCCCGACCTGCCCGAACCCCTGTCCGTCACCTGCCCGCGGACCTAATAATTGGACCGCGAAAAAGCCTCCAAAATGGACCCGGCCCGTGGCGTGTGGGTCCCAGCGTTCAAGtggttttcttcttttgtttgttttgtttttttttttttgtaaatttgagATTATACCCCAGTAAGGCCAAAACGATtactatactataatatatatattatatatatatatatatatatatgaatatatatatatatatatagacagagCTAGAATGACTCTATAAAAGTTCATCCCAAGTGATATTTTGGTGTTTTAGCCGTAGATGGAGAGATTGTGAAGGGTGAAGATGATGGGTGTAGTGTGGTAGGTGGATGGTAGGTAGAATAGTTGTTTAccaaaggctattaataatgttcaaaaagtagatcaatggctaaaaacacacataGTATCACTTGGTGATACTGTAaaatattctagccctactatattattattctattatatatatatatatatatatattaaaaaaatccgAGCCTAGaatgaacaaaaaaagaaaaaaaaaagacttggaTTAAACTGCTAATTTCTTAAAATCGCCGGCTCGAGATAAAAACCATTATCATGCAGAGtgattaatagtttttttttgtttcgatgCTCAATGCAGTAGAGTGGGCCCCAGGTGATTGAAAAAgtgagccttttttttttgtgtgcatTTCCTCCGCCCATTTATTAAAGACTTGGATCGAAGACCATAAACGCGGAATTTTCTTCCTGTTTGGAATATAGAAATCAAGGCAACCGATTTTTGTTGATTagctttattattgttgttactATTATATCTTTCGGTTTCGGATAGAATAAACTATGCAAGCAGGTGAAAGTTCTGGCATGTTCTCCACGGATGTTATTGCTGGTTGCACAATCATCTCCTCTTTTACATAGCAGTGCAGGAGACACGACGTTACATTAACCCAGGCAATCATTAATTACctacttaaaaaattatatacatatatcttgaGAATTTCTGTAAATCATCTGAACATTTCCATCACATTCTTAAAGTCTAAATTATAGTACTTAACAGGTATGCACTATAAAAAcagctggaaaaaaaaaaaaaaagaaaaagaggagcgCAAAACAGAGAACAGACATAAGACGTGCTTAATTTTGAAAGCAtaatttattgaaataaaaattgaaagggCCTATATAGGGTTCTTATAGGACACTTTCCCGTCACTCATATGGAAATAGTCAAATAGGCAGTGTGCCCTGTACGATATGGCGATGGCATTGCAAGTCAATACTCGCACTTTAGGACGAACAGTGTTTATCGCACAATAAATAGCCAGAGCCAAATAGGCACAAGCGCTTTTAGCGTAAATGCCGCATCCACGTTCTTACCCTCTATCCAGTTTCTTTTTAAGAGGTCGGCTACAGCAATCGCCTTACAACCTGAGTAGATACCGAATCATACACCACTCTAAATCATTGTACCAAAACCATACGAGCTACGCTCAAACTGATATTCCACAAGCTGACACCACGAAGAGCTGTAGACCACTAAAACTGCAAAATAGAttcgcttcttttttttttattttttttttttttgcctttgtgGTGACGAAAGTGGGACAGGAGCCGCACCAGAAAAATACTGTCGCGTTCCCAATGCCGTAGGAAAAGATCCAACTCCACAGCATCACAAGcatgtaaataataaataagagaaatatCTAGAGTTAACACACAAGTGCGTTGACAGGTAGGGACAAAATAAAGGTGGAAAAGGCAAACACGCAAAGTCTTCTAGAGGAAGATGAACTATCGTAGCAGATTCTCATTCGGTAATAGATTAGTCAAAACCAAACAGACCGGCGTGTTTCAGAGCGCTGTTCAAGCAGCCAGCAAAATGACATCACCAATAGCATCAGCACACAGCAGCACACGTGGACGGGCGAGATAAAAGAAAACCAACGCACTAAACAAATTATTCCAAGACAAACTCATACTACCAATGTTCTTCGAACCCAACgaactatttcaaaaaaaaaaaaaaaaaaaacccaacaacaacaacacaggCAACCAAACTAAGTATTAGATGCAATAAGGAAAACTAACTAGCTTACCACACTCCAGTGGCTATGAAGAAAAGCTTTTCTTTTATTCCCCTTGCTCTCAATTTTCATGCAAAATTCTCTGCAATCTTCAGAGCTTGAAATAAGTGCAAACTATGTGTTGTAGCTTTTCCGAAATTGCTACCTGGGGAATACTAATGACTATTGCCGGTTAAGGGATTCATAATTTCTATCAAGAATTGGCAACACCATTGGCAATCTTCTCAGATGAAGATTTCGCAACCTTCAGGGAATCACCAGCAACCAGGCCCATGCTATTTTCCTCAGACGGCTTTCTCTCAGCGAGACCACCATGGGGTGCTTCTTTACTCAGAATAGAAACAGATTCCAAAGGTTTCTGCAGCTTAGGCTTTCCGTAGACCccatccttctctctctcaccagCAGCATTATCAGGGGTTCTTCCGTCCCATATCTACAGaatcaaaagaaacaaaagtaaGAACGTACCtacaaaagccaaaaaaaaaaaaaaaaaaacctaataggACAAAAGTGATTAACCAAAATCATTACTACATAGTTAAGAAACAAACAGTTAGGCGAATGAGCTTGCCTGTCTCTGAGGCTGTTGTTGCTTCACCCTCTTTTCTTGCATCACCTTCTCACGGTCCTCATAGAACACAAAATCATCCAGGATGGATGTCTTGCTTACATGATCCATGAAAATCTTAAGCATCTCGAGGCCCTGCTCCAACTTCACCTGCAGATTTATAGGAAGAACAAGAATACATAACACTGCTTTTTCAACAAGCTGCTAGGCTACCAGTATATTTGCAAAAGATACTCCACCTCCTGTGTATCTCGGCTGTTTGTTACTGGTTTGTTGTCATTGTTCTCCAAAGTGATGTGCTTCAGGATGCTGTTAGGGACATCCTTCACAATATGCCACTTAACAGGGAAGCAACCATTCCACTTGTCTTGCTGCCAATACTCCACGGTCTTGTTGAAATCAACTGGGCCCACCATTTCGGCAACACCCACAAATTGTCCACTCGTGTTCACCTGACCAGTCAGTCAGTATGAAGGCACGGATCATCAATGTAATGAGACGGAGAATACAGCGAGAGTGATAAACTACAATAAACACAAGCTTACCGAGAAGAACAAGAAAACAGGGCATCCTCCAGCTTTCTCCTGAGCTTCTTGGTACCCAGCATCAAGCTTCTTGTTTCCATTGGGGGTGCTTGCCCAGACATTGTACTTGATGCTCTTGTGAACATCATCCTCGCTATACGACTTAATGACGAAGAACTTTGCGTTAATGTACTTTTCAGGGAAATCTGCTCGGTTGTACTGTTCCTTATCAGGAACAACACTTGTATCCTCTTTCCCTATTGTGGGGAGAGTCTGTCCCTTCACAGCAATAGTAACATTAGGTCCCAATGTCTTCTGATGAAATTTGGTGCGGTCCCCTCTTGGGCCTCTATTCAGCTCACCAACCCCGTCCTGATTATCATAACCGAAACGACAGAAGCCATTGCCTCGTCCCCTAGGCTTGTATTTGTTATCTCCGGTCATTCCCCAACTGCGCAAATTAGTTCTAGAATCATATCCGCTTGATCCGAAGCCAAGGCTATTCTTTAAAGCATTCCCATATTGATTGTATGGTCGGTTAGCTGGATAAATCCGGTTTATGTAAGGAGGAGCTGCAGGTCCCATCCCATTTGTCAATCTTGGAGTATGCATACCCTGAAGATAATTTTACATCAGTAAATAGATCTTAATGTGCGTGTGGATATTACATCTTATTTTGATAATACAGACATATACAGGAGGTCTACTTTTAGAACTACAAGGTAAAAACTCCGATGTAAGGATTAAAGTGCATATCGGcatgggccgtatccaccgtgttGTATTGTGTCAACAAAATATCGGCATGATACAACCTCCGTGTCGATGGCAcaattcaaaaccctctattcttgaaatcaataagtaattttctcaatgcagttcaaaaaaattaataaaaatacacAATAAATAGTtagcatattttgttgctaaaaaatataaatatttcatgccattacatgttggcacacatatattttttgtgaccggcatgcACCGTACCgtaccgtaccgtgccggcaagtttccggcacgatcccgtgccacggcacttaaatccttgctctgATCGAAAAACCTAAAATATGTATTAAAAGAGTGAATAAGATGTAACTgaattaaagaaaacaaaatatgataaaagcgctaaaaatccaatctttggCCTGTCTAACTCTCCAGCAGAGAGTAGTATAACATGACGAGAGCTAGCACCCAATTGTAATTCTCGATTACTCTTCTACAGTAAGGTTCACTAAAGACATACTGGATTTAACCTCACAAATGAACTCACAGAGCAACAATTGTTAATTCCTAAGACAATTTCCTGATGATAAATTGACAAAAGTTGCTCATCAGACATACCATGAGATGAGGCACAGGGCGCTGATTGTGGTTTCTTGTATTAGCATTGTGTGAAACCGCAGAGGGTACTGAGTTGGCCGTATTGGGTCTGTGCTGCCCGGTAGAGTAAACAGGCCCATCATAATACGGCAGGGCTGCACGCATTGCATCAAACCCGAATCTCGAATCCTGATAACCCGCAGAAGGAAGGCCACCTGGCAAGACCCCCCTACCACCATGTGTCAGTGATGGATTCTGGTGGCTTCCCTTACAATTCCCATTTACATTACCACTGGGAATTCCGTTTGAGTTTGCTTTGGTTGTATTTACAGGAACAGCCGGCTGATCAACAGCAACGGAAGTGGACACTTCGTTTTGAGTAGTAGTGGTCTGGCTGGGCACATGAGATGCTGTGGTAGGTGTTTGTGGCTGGAAAATTGGAGGATACTGATAATGCTGAGGACCATACAGTTGACCGTCGATAGTTGGAACTGGGGAACCAGCGGAAGGGTATGGACTATAAGGCGCATAGCCATATCCGTGGTACATGTCTCCATAAACTCCCTgccaaaaaaaacaagaaatcgAGTTAGTCCAGACATCATGCAAAAACAACTAATAAAGATTTTGGTATGCAAATTTAAATGAAAACAGACACCagcaagcttttttttttcctgctgaAAGAAATGCTTTTGTGGCAATTCTATGTGAATATCTTTTGAAAAGCAAAGAGCTTGTTAGGCCGTGCTGTAGAGTGCTGTGATTTTCAAGTAACTGCTGTATGAGTAGAGCCAGTAACAGAAGCAAAATCTCCTCTATGGCTACTCTGGGCAACAGAAGCTCCAAACATTCTACTGTGGCGAAATCTCTATTATAGGTGACTGCAGCTGAAAGCAGAGGAAGAAGCAGGCGCAAAGCAGGACAAATTTTCCTGCACGGCTGACTACTAGATGCATCAAAAGCATCATAAACGTGCCTACTCAAGACCTCAACTCTTAGTTTCTCGTATATCTGATTACTGTAGTTTGATTTAAAcatcaaacaaacaaaatttatGCAATCTCATTGACTATTAACTAGCTGAAATCTCAGTCAGTCACAGAACATACCGGGGGCATCTCCACTCCATCATGATTCACATAACCATGGTTCCAATCATTGCTGGTACCATCGTAACCTGAAGAAAAGAGTTACCCGGTCAATCAGTGCTCtatacataataaaaaatagatgtaGACAACAAACAGAAACTAAGCAGAGACACCAAGAACAAGAAccaaaaaattgacaaaaattGAAACCGAAATGGGCATCAAAACAAGTTTCCTTACTTCCATAGTAGAAACCGTGGGATGCATAACTATTAGGCATATAACACATGCCTGCATCCATGAAATCTGAAAGACCAGGAGTCAACGATCTATCCGATGGAATTTGCACGGTTGGTGCTTCGCCATTAGCAGACTTGCCTTGAACAGCAGTTGGCTACATACGTACAACAGAGTAATCAGCACAAGCAAGCTCTATATGCATAATTATATAGTCAAACCACAAAGATAAATTAACACACTACCTTCTTGGTAGCCTCAACAGCATCCTGTGCCTTGGGCTGAGAATCCAACGATAACTTTGGTTGCAAATATTCAGCAGCTTTTGTCACGCATGAATTAAGGGAACCAACAATACAGAAGATGATAGATTTATTACTTGACAAGCAGAATCCAAGTAACAAACCCAACAAACAGGTGAACGCGTATCAAATCAAAGGCCCACTCTATAGCAGGAATTGTAGCACCAAATTAATTCCAGATGGGAGAACAAATGAATCAAAAGTCATCAATTTCAGCTAAAAgtatcatctttttcttctttttttttttttcctcccgcGAAATAGCTCAGGGCAAATCTCAAACAAAGATCAGCAATAAAGTAAACACGTAGGATACATAAACTGCgacaaataatgaaaaaaaaaaaaaaaactaaaccgACTACTACAGAACGACTAAAACAAAAATACTAGCACCGATCTGCGAATAAACCCTAATAAAAACCATAGAAAATAGCAGGAAAGGAAAACGATCTCAACtgagtttatttaaaaaataaaaattaacacaGAACTGAATCAGAGGCAACAAAGAGCGcatatctataaaaataaaaagaaaaagcaaaaaaaaagatggaCGCGAGCGAGGATACGTTCAGCAGAGGGAGCAACAGCCGCCATGGATCAGATCTGGAGGAAGTACGCGATCTACGGGAGGTCCCGAGGGGAGGCGAGGCTCCGGggtaaccctaaccctagaaaaaaaaaaagagtaaaagggATAGGGGAGGAGAAGAAACGctaggggagagaaagaggagcgGCGGGGGTGAGAGAGGGAGCCGCCACTGGAGCGGGGTAGGAGGAATCAAagagagagggttttgagtaTCGAAAAGCGGTGATTCAAATAGCACCACGGCTGCGCCTCCATCACCACCGGATTTCCTTCATTTCTTTATGATTTTTATATTCCACGAGGCTTTCCTTCGACGAGGGGGGAAAGACCAAAACCCTAGTCTTCTACTGGGCTCTTCACTTCTCTTCGTAGGCCGGGAGGCTCTATTATTTTTGCTCGGCCCACCTGATGCTAGCAATTGgatttttgaatatattattattataggaTAAAACGAGACAGCAACATTCCTAGCGAAATGATCTGTGTGGCGGAAACGTCACGGtcattttctttatttctaaCCGCAAAATTTGCACGTAAACTCAACGTCCGATCTAATCTCGAATGTCAA
Above is a genomic segment from Ananas comosus cultivar F153 linkage group 15, ASM154086v1, whole genome shotgun sequence containing:
- the LOC109721458 gene encoding pentatricopeptide repeat-containing protein At3g12770-like — its product is MTLLRLRLRLRLLLRQFHSSVASSPAPSRTRPTTILKAPPFPSHGTRPNATNNDPSSPASNSCALRPRNGAAPDVEGRGFGSARQPFDTITQRDLSVRSHSHFSRAKRAPCLLRSAISSIVRAVNGTASDDVKRRIHASVIKRGLDSSIPVATVLIGFYSSRFESESARRLFDEIPTKDLILWSAMVSAYCKRGRFLDAIGVFAEMQCSDISPNTVTLLSVLPACANLRALLHGKQIHGFAVRRMFHAQTSIQNSIMDMYAKCGSLDAAAYVFDQIKEKDAISWKSIIFGCIDNRRLREALVLFHRMRASSIEPDETTLRNLVRACSEGDEDFFFIGLGLHCYVVKIGFSDSVQMKTVLLSMYAELMEVEAARALFDELHDKDHIAWSAMISVYTQAGHPFLALETFKQMQSTKTEANEITFVSLLHACSSMEAQGLGRSIHARIIRSEHINNAFTASALIDYYCKIGRLRQGEISFGKLERRDLVCWSSMINGYGINGRGEEAIRTFASMVETGMMPNEVVFLSLLSACGHCGLVNEGWHWFYSMKGKFGIDPTVAHYTCMLNMLGRQGRVEQALEFVKKMPVRADAAVWGALLGWCRATRRDVKVAEFAAEQIVGLGASDSSWYVTLAKLYSKLGMWEDGERMRERMEERGIRKIAGCSTV
- the LOC109721773 gene encoding zinc finger A20 and AN1 domain-containing stress-associated protein 9-like; protein product: MAQESWKKETDETECRTPEAPILCANNCGFFGSAVTNNLCSKCYRDYTMKQQAMAAPAVPVADNILTFAAAAAAAAAATKTAASSSVSVESFAESSENKDETHVMVPKREDVEDQKNKQQANRCFMCRKKVGLTRFKCRCGGTFCGAHRYSETHKCSFDYKTAGREAIAKENPVIKAEKIEKI
- the LOC109721772 gene encoding uncharacterized protein LOC109721772; amino-acid sequence: MAAVAPSAEPAEYLQPKLSLDSQPKAQDAVEATKKPTAVQGKSANGEAPTVQIPSDRSLTPGLSDFMDAGMCYMPNSYASHGFYYGSYDGTSNDWNHGYVNHDGVEMPPGVYGDMYHGYGYAPYSPYPSAGSPVPTIDGQLYGPQHYQYPPIFQPQTPTTASHVPSQTTTTQNEVSTSVAVDQPAVPVNTTKANSNGIPSGNVNGNCKGSHQNPSLTHGGRGVLPGGLPSAGYQDSRFGFDAMRAALPYYDGPVYSTGQHRPNTANSVPSAVSHNANTRNHNQRPVPHLMGMHTPRLTNGMGPAAPPYINRIYPANRPYNQYGNALKNSLGFGSSGYDSRTNLRSWGMTGDNKYKPRGRGNGFCRFGYDNQDGVGELNRGPRGDRTKFHQKTLGPNVTIAVKGQTLPTIGKEDTSVVPDKEQYNRADFPEKYINAKFFVIKSYSEDDVHKSIKYNVWASTPNGNKKLDAGYQEAQEKAGGCPVFLFFSVNTSGQFVGVAEMVGPVDFNKTVEYWQQDKWNGCFPVKWHIVKDVPNSILKHITLENNDNKPVTNSRDTQEVKLEQGLEMLKIFMDHVSKTSILDDFVFYEDREKVMQEKRVKQQQPQRQIWDGRTPDNAAGEREKDGVYGKPKLQKPLESVSILSKEAPHGGLAERKPSEENSMGLVAGDSLKVAKSSSEKIANGVANS